Proteins encoded together in one Nostoc sp. UHCC 0302 window:
- a CDS encoding HAMP domain-containing histidine kinase, translating into MFQKIRYRLLLSYLVVFASLLGIFALAVRIVFAHSLTQQIKDKLTAIGQGAAANIEFEAGRLKVESDFRPQDLIARHQALQWFDTQGHLVTQQGKTVLNSPLLPSKMVQVQSGKVRIQAATIPIIDSDNNQLVGYVRVSQSLEEFDETLKKLDWGLGGGILITLVLSGIGGIFLTRQAMQPIEESFQRLKQFTADASHELRSPLMAIKINAELPLEYPMEIGPKDAEKFQAIASATNQMTRLTEDLLFLARTDKVPNGDWDSLNLTSILENLLLLYKPQAGAKQINLISQLTENLYLMGDSVQLTRLFSNLIENALHYTPLGGVIEIKTIRVGSQVYVKVQDTGIGIAPGHIDKVFERFWRADKSRSYNCGGSGLGLAIAQAIAQNHGGLITVTSQLGFGSCFNVRLPASIN; encoded by the coding sequence GTGTTTCAAAAAATTCGATATCGTTTATTGTTGTCTTACTTGGTAGTTTTTGCATCACTGCTAGGAATATTTGCGCTCGCAGTCCGAATTGTTTTCGCTCATAGTCTGACTCAACAAATTAAAGATAAACTCACAGCTATAGGACAAGGTGCAGCTGCAAATATAGAATTTGAGGCAGGTCGCCTTAAAGTTGAAAGTGACTTTCGTCCACAAGACCTAATTGCTCGTCATCAAGCATTACAGTGGTTTGATACTCAAGGCCATTTAGTTACTCAACAAGGAAAAACTGTTTTAAACTCACCATTATTACCAAGCAAAATGGTACAAGTTCAGAGCGGCAAAGTTCGTATCCAAGCTGCAACTATACCAATTATTGATAGCGACAATAATCAGTTGGTTGGGTATGTGAGGGTGAGTCAATCTTTAGAAGAATTTGATGAAACTCTCAAAAAATTAGACTGGGGATTAGGCGGTGGAATTCTTATAACTTTGGTTCTTAGTGGGATTGGTGGCATTTTCCTAACTCGTCAAGCGATGCAACCTATTGAGGAGAGTTTTCAAAGGCTCAAACAGTTTACTGCTGATGCTTCCCATGAACTACGTAGTCCTTTAATGGCAATCAAAATTAATGCTGAGTTACCGTTAGAATATCCTATGGAAATCGGGCCAAAAGATGCAGAAAAGTTTCAGGCGATTGCCAGTGCTACTAACCAGATGACTCGCCTCACAGAAGACTTACTGTTCTTGGCACGTACCGATAAAGTTCCGAATGGGGATTGGGATAGTCTCAATTTAACGTCAATCTTGGAAAACTTATTGCTACTTTATAAACCTCAAGCTGGAGCCAAGCAAATTAATTTGATCTCTCAGCTAACAGAGAATCTTTACTTGATGGGTGACTCAGTTCAACTAACGCGGCTATTTTCTAATTTGATTGAAAACGCGCTCCATTACACACCATTAGGAGGCGTGATTGAAATCAAAACCATTCGTGTCGGTTCTCAGGTTTATGTCAAAGTGCAAGATACAGGCATAGGAATTGCACCAGGGCACATCGACAAGGTTTTTGAGCGTTTTTGGCGAGCAGATAAATCACGTTCTTATAATTGTGGTGGTTCTGGTTTAGGATTGGCGATCGCTCAAGCGATTGCCCAAAATCACGGTGGATTAATTACTGTCACTAGCCAATTAGGATTTGGTAGTTGTTTCAATGTCCGTTTACCAGCTTCTATAAATTAG
- a CDS encoding response regulator transcription factor has product MRILIIEDDERIAKPLAEYLRRQHHIVDVTNDGLDGWEWSQSGLYELILLDLMLPKLDGITLCQRLRAASSNALILMLTARDTTGDKIIGLDAGADDYLVKPFDLKELAARIRALARRSPQMRPSILIHGDLQLDPGSQQVTYAGNILSLTPKEYMILEYFLRHPNQVVTRSAIFDKLWEFDKYSGEGSIKTHITNLRNKLKAAGISEDLIENVYGIGYRLRHQ; this is encoded by the coding sequence ATGAGAATTTTGATAATTGAAGATGACGAGCGCATTGCCAAACCATTAGCCGAGTATTTAAGACGACAACACCATATTGTGGATGTAACAAACGATGGGCTTGATGGGTGGGAATGGTCGCAATCAGGATTATACGAGTTAATCTTATTAGATTTAATGCTTCCTAAATTAGATGGCATCACTTTGTGTCAGCGTTTACGTGCTGCTTCATCTAATGCTCTGATTTTAATGCTGACAGCGCGAGATACAACAGGCGATAAAATTATTGGACTCGATGCTGGTGCTGATGATTACTTGGTCAAGCCATTTGATCTAAAAGAGTTAGCAGCACGTATCAGAGCTTTAGCTCGAAGAAGTCCACAGATGCGCCCATCAATTTTAATCCACGGTGATTTGCAATTAGATCCGGGCAGCCAACAGGTTACTTATGCAGGGAATATTCTGTCATTAACGCCTAAAGAATACATGATATTAGAATATTTTTTGAGACACCCAAATCAAGTTGTGACTCGTTCAGCAATCTTTGACAAACTGTGGGAATTTGATAAATATTCGGGGGAGGGAAGTATCAAAACTCATATTACAAATTTGCGGAATAAACTCAAAGCTGCTGGAATTTCAGAAGACTTGATTGAAAATGTTTATGGCATTGGTTATCGTTTACGACATCAGTAA
- a CDS encoding MarR family transcriptional regulator — MTQLDRVPVAQLPDKYGIVKSVLYDRINRLGIKPTKIGNKSYVSGEQLELLDQLDAHMKAGGSMADFADQYARQSGGQPEHFDSGIESASQSDGQLTVTGLTASQLGQLPQLIEGLVTRLIPAIIRQLPGLATAPDPVAHLRALEEAYKNGWLLSTRELATLLKLSPATVRGYGTKFEDGGFIFTRAGQRKGGEVAWSIGKAKKFK, encoded by the coding sequence ATGACCCAACTCGACCGAGTGCCAGTAGCACAGCTCCCCGACAAGTACGGGATTGTTAAATCCGTCCTCTACGATCGGATCAATCGGTTAGGCATCAAGCCAACCAAAATTGGCAATAAGTCTTATGTCAGTGGAGAGCAATTAGAGTTGCTTGACCAGCTAGATGCTCACATGAAAGCAGGTGGCAGCATGGCGGACTTTGCCGACCAATACGCCAGACAGTCCGGCGGTCAGCCTGAGCATTTTGATTCTGGCATAGAGTCTGCCAGTCAGTCTGACGGTCAGTTAACAGTGACCGGACTGACCGCCAGTCAGCTCGGTCAACTTCCGCAACTAATTGAAGGGTTAGTGACACGGCTAATTCCTGCGATCATTCGCCAGCTTCCGGGACTAGCGACCGCTCCAGATCCAGTAGCCCATCTGCGGGCATTGGAAGAAGCTTATAAAAATGGTTGGCTACTTAGCACTCGTGAACTGGCGACTCTGCTCAAATTATCTCCAGCTACAGTTCGCGGGTACGGTACAAAGTTTGAAGATGGTGGTTTTATTTTTACCAGGGCGGGACAAAGGAAGGGGGGAGAGGTAGCGTGGTCAATTGGAAAAGCCAAAAAATTTAAATAG
- a CDS encoding LysR family transcriptional regulator gives MNIENLKFFLVLVENQLNFSRAAEHLNIDQGTLSRRIKRLEKDLGDPIKRLEPILINRDTSQLTPAGEVLLKDAVEIIKQVERTKERAYRASRGEIGELGIAVNSSIINSVLPDILKVLHSRFPDVKFVLYELAPQEQRQQLLDYQIDIGFDFLPSDNHPDLISTLILQEPLVIALPESHELASKSQIPLKALANESFVLPSPEIVHFYKQIIDFCKQVFGREPKIVQEATWMLTVLSLVAGGVGVSLLLKNAQNIQRQGVVYRPIEGENLEIQIVALMRRNDQSTVLNEFLQLVKDIVATNLKKERDR, from the coding sequence ATGAATATAGAGAATCTAAAGTTTTTTCTTGTTTTAGTAGAAAACCAACTCAACTTCAGTCGGGCTGCGGAACATCTGAATATTGACCAGGGGACTCTGAGCAGACGTATTAAGCGGTTGGAAAAGGATTTAGGAGACCCGATAAAGCGCTTAGAGCCTATACTTATTAACAGGGATACTAGTCAATTAACTCCTGCTGGAGAAGTGTTATTGAAAGATGCTGTTGAGATTATTAAGCAAGTTGAACGGACAAAGGAACGAGCATACAGAGCTAGTCGCGGCGAGATAGGTGAGTTGGGGATTGCAGTTAATAGCTCAATTATTAATAGTGTTTTGCCAGATATTTTGAAAGTTCTTCACTCTCGCTTCCCCGATGTCAAATTTGTTTTATATGAATTAGCACCTCAAGAGCAAAGACAGCAATTACTTGATTACCAAATTGATATTGGGTTTGATTTTTTACCCTCTGACAATCATCCTGATTTAATTTCTACGCTTATTTTGCAAGAGCCACTGGTGATTGCTTTACCTGAGTCACACGAACTAGCGAGTAAATCTCAAATTCCACTCAAGGCATTAGCAAATGAATCTTTTGTTTTACCTTCACCAGAGATAGTCCACTTCTATAAGCAAATTATCGACTTTTGTAAACAGGTTTTTGGTCGGGAACCAAAAATTGTCCAAGAAGCAACTTGGATGCTGACTGTATTGAGCTTAGTTGCAGGTGGAGTTGGGGTATCATTACTGCTGAAAAATGCCCAAAACATTCAGCGTCAGGGAGTTGTCTACAGACCAATTGAAGGAGAAAACTTGGAAATCCAGATTGTTGCACTAATGCGGCGCAATGACCAATCTACTGTCTTAAATGAGTTTTTACAGCTTGTCAAGGATATAGTAGCTACCAATTTGAAAAAAGAACGTGACAGATAG
- a CDS encoding aspartoacylase gives MPEIEQITDFIIGIVMIIGGMHGNELTGVHLIKLFEQFPHLIQRSGFQIQTLLANPEAIAQCRRYIETDLNRRFNNQDLHNLTLSSFEDKLARQIYNNLKSQIQSQINMFVDLHSTTANMGLTLILIKLDPWLLQLAVYLSSINPEVRVLYIPSHAADGFLISQCELGFALEVGPVPQGVLNAVLFQKTKSIIYAIFDYVQAFNQGSIQSQTNTLTLYEYVRTIDYPRNEHGEIQAMIHPQLQSRDFEPLNPGEPIFLTFDEETITYKGTSTVFPIFINEAAYYEQGTAMCLTNKRQIIVEAS, from the coding sequence ATGCCTGAAATAGAGCAAATAACAGACTTCATTATTGGGATTGTAATGATTATTGGGGGAATGCATGGAAACGAACTCACAGGAGTACATCTAATTAAATTGTTTGAGCAATTCCCCCATTTAATTCAACGCTCAGGCTTTCAAATCCAGACTCTGTTAGCTAATCCCGAAGCTATTGCACAATGTAGACGTTATATTGAAACAGACTTAAACCGCCGCTTCAATAATCAAGACCTACACAACCTGACACTCTCTAGTTTTGAAGATAAGCTAGCAAGGCAAATCTACAATAATCTCAAATCACAAATTCAATCACAGATAAATATGTTTGTGGATTTGCACAGTACTACTGCAAACATGGGTTTGACTCTTATTCTAATCAAACTTGATCCTTGGTTGTTACAACTAGCAGTATATCTGAGTTCAATTAATCCAGAAGTGAGAGTTCTTTATATACCATCTCATGCAGCAGATGGCTTTCTGATTTCTCAATGCGAATTAGGTTTTGCTCTTGAAGTTGGCCCTGTACCTCAAGGCGTGTTGAATGCAGTTTTATTTCAGAAAACAAAGTCAATAATTTATGCCATTTTTGACTATGTACAAGCATTCAATCAAGGTTCAATTCAGTCTCAAACCAATACGCTCACACTTTATGAATATGTAAGAACTATCGATTATCCCAGAAATGAGCATGGAGAGATTCAAGCGATGATTCACCCACAGCTTCAGTCTAGAGATTTTGAGCCTTTAAATCCTGGAGAGCCGATCTTTCTTACTTTTGACGAAGAAACGATTACATATAAAGGTACATCGACTGTTTTCCCTATTTTCATTAATGAAGCTGCTTATTACGAGCAAGGCACTGCCATGTGTCTAACTAACAAGCGACAAATTATCGTAGAGGCATCATGA
- a CDS encoding tyrosine-type recombinase/integrase, with the protein MRPPPPTRLPNKHYRSREYLTPTEVRSLLDAALDRKARYSHRDYTLMLLMFRHGLRVGEAVGAKCGLRWDALMWAERQIFITREKGSDSGVHPLRDDELVLLKELREMLPDSKYIFVSERGEVMSTDAVRKLLGRLAAQAGLDIKVHCHMMRHACGYYLVNQGYNTREIQDFLGHRDIKHTEKYTKLNARRFLNFDWGDL; encoded by the coding sequence ATGAGGCCGCCGCCCCCAACTCGTCTACCCAACAAGCATTACAGGTCTAGAGAATACCTTACACCAACTGAGGTGCGATCTCTCCTTGATGCCGCCCTCGATCGCAAAGCTCGTTATTCTCACCGTGATTATACACTGATGTTACTCATGTTTCGCCACGGTCTGAGGGTAGGGGAAGCTGTAGGGGCTAAGTGCGGTTTAAGGTGGGATGCACTGATGTGGGCCGAACGCCAGATTTTCATCACCAGGGAAAAGGGTAGTGATTCAGGGGTGCATCCCCTGAGAGATGATGAATTAGTTTTGCTCAAAGAACTCAGAGAGATGTTGCCTGATAGCAAATATATCTTCGTTTCTGAGCGTGGTGAGGTGATGTCTACTGATGCAGTGCGAAAGCTGCTTGGGCGGCTGGCAGCACAGGCTGGGCTTGATATCAAAGTTCACTGTCACATGATGCGCCATGCTTGCGGTTACTATCTGGTGAATCAGGGTTATAACACCAGGGAAATTCAAGACTTTCTAGGACACCGTGATATCAAACACACTGAAAAATACACTAAGCTGAATGCTCGACGCTTCCTGAATTTTGATTGGGGGGATTTGTAA
- a CDS encoding IS630 family transposase, giving the protein MRFIKDLNIDTIKLLNRIYKQSSHYQVKQRAHCILLSYKGKTISELMEIFQVTRGTIYNWMNDWEEYRLLGLYNRPGRGRKPIFNELQELQIKEWVKQSPKNLGKVLAQIEELWGVKVSKDTVKRILKNFEMTWRRFKRGLAGEPDPLEYKEKQEELTVLKQQDKSGEIDLRYLDETGFCLTPYIPYGWQEKGENIKIDSSRSRRLNVLGLMNCAQELDAYIFEGNVTSDVVISCLDKFAGNLQIKTIVVMDKASFHTSKKIQQKISEWQEKKLEIFWLPSYSPQLNLIEILWRFIKYEWIEIDAYSSWSNLVNYVEKVIRDFGEKYIINFA; this is encoded by the coding sequence ATGCGATTTATTAAAGATTTAAATATTGATACAATCAAATTACTTAACAGAATATATAAACAAAGTTCTCATTATCAAGTAAAACAGAGAGCGCACTGTATTTTGTTGAGCTATAAAGGAAAAACAATTTCGGAATTGATGGAAATTTTTCAAGTCACTCGAGGAACCATATACAATTGGATGAATGATTGGGAAGAATACAGATTGTTAGGACTATATAATCGCCCAGGGCGAGGCAGGAAACCAATTTTTAATGAACTTCAAGAGCTCCAAATCAAAGAGTGGGTAAAACAATCACCAAAAAATTTAGGAAAAGTATTAGCTCAAATTGAAGAGCTCTGGGGAGTCAAAGTTAGTAAAGATACAGTAAAACGAATTTTAAAAAACTTTGAAATGACATGGAGGAGATTTAAAAGGGGATTAGCAGGAGAGCCAGACCCACTGGAATATAAGGAAAAACAGGAGGAACTCACTGTTCTAAAACAACAAGATAAATCTGGGGAAATTGATTTAAGATATTTAGACGAAACCGGATTTTGTTTAACACCTTATATACCTTATGGATGGCAAGAAAAAGGAGAAAATATTAAAATTGATAGTAGTCGTAGTCGTCGCCTAAATGTACTAGGATTAATGAATTGTGCTCAAGAATTAGATGCCTATATATTTGAAGGAAATGTTACAAGTGATGTCGTTATCTCTTGTCTTGATAAATTCGCTGGAAATCTTCAAATAAAAACCATTGTAGTTATGGATAAAGCGTCTTTTCACACAAGCAAAAAAATCCAGCAAAAAATTAGCGAGTGGCAAGAGAAGAAATTAGAAATATTTTGGCTACCATCCTACTCCCCTCAATTAAATTTAATAGAAATTCTCTGGCGTTTTATCAAATATGAATGGATAGAAATAGATGCATACTCTAGTTGGTCAAATTTAGTTAACTATGTTGAAAAAGTCATTCGAGATTTTGGAGAAAAATACATAATTAATTTTGCATAG
- a CDS encoding VWD domain-containing protein yields the protein MQNVKFKLIAMVSFLTTVATSIFINSTFLNRTLAFLSCTILGFNSAFCMAYIQEVKFERVMAADFPSVGEITKCPEDKLNSKSFKNLEQINKKLDLRLAFKASEKGHLSITRDALNTINVGELRFCDQAIRQIIDDNRNTDILPEVKDPESVSEYLTTRDSKFFSEDFFKPENHFDNEQFEASSQRLIDLKEEIIRYLTPNPNVSPYDPSLPSRGGMARARLGSALHTVQDFYAHTNWVELGFTEIDKRLGRQVITDPNRFSTLRPAPEDDPGKLLPKFIGTRDITKLTSGYFIGIGLRISCQAPSYKVRHGSINCRGLNKDEPDKDGFAKDGYKKARNLAVEASKDYINQIIENLPNEYSIKALMGMLDENIPSKSKENPCKSKPDNQKQKKCELKEGKSYGDPHLITFDGLKYSFQTVGEFILVKSNDDDLEVQVRQTPVNSSLSLNSAVAMKVGKDRVALYSQDLPDADSNTPLRINGKPVSIKDDFLSLSDGGKIAKNVNSYIVDFPSGEKLVATLAQVGGNYYFNVSPFVYNQPKRISGLLGDFNGKPDDDQKIRGGSTLASKSTYGDLKKVLDLVGIGQLPSSLKGSEELYFEQLYKDFSNSWRVKPQESLFDYPTGKTTANYTDTSFPDKYLKLEMLSSDQIEKARNACMEAKVSQDLMEGCIFDVGFSGFSEFARTTAEINGYINTVKKLFPGVNIPTVTNLVDQVVPKKICTFGICIERPF from the coding sequence ATGCAAAATGTGAAATTTAAGTTAATAGCTATGGTTAGTTTTCTCACTACAGTAGCAACTTCGATTTTTATTAATAGTACATTCTTAAACCGTACTTTAGCATTTTTATCTTGCACAATTTTGGGATTTAATTCTGCTTTTTGTATGGCTTATATACAAGAAGTAAAATTTGAGCGTGTAATGGCAGCAGATTTTCCATCTGTAGGGGAAATTACCAAATGTCCAGAAGACAAGTTAAATTCAAAGTCATTTAAAAATTTAGAACAAATTAATAAAAAACTTGATTTACGTTTAGCATTCAAAGCTAGCGAAAAAGGACACCTTAGTATTACGAGAGATGCTTTAAATACAATCAACGTAGGCGAGCTTCGTTTTTGTGATCAAGCTATTAGGCAAATTATTGATGATAATAGGAATACGGATATTCTGCCGGAAGTAAAAGACCCAGAATCCGTATCAGAATACCTTACTACACGTGATAGCAAATTCTTTTCCGAAGATTTTTTTAAGCCAGAAAATCATTTTGACAATGAACAATTTGAAGCTTCTTCACAACGACTTATAGACCTTAAGGAAGAAATTATTCGTTATCTTACTCCCAACCCTAATGTTAGCCCTTACGATCCTTCTCTACCTAGCAGAGGAGGAATGGCACGGGCGCGTCTAGGTAGTGCCTTACACACAGTACAGGATTTTTACGCCCACACTAATTGGGTTGAGTTAGGTTTCACGGAGATTGACAAACGCCTTGGGCGACAAGTAATTACCGACCCTAATAGATTTTCTACTCTCCGTCCTGCCCCAGAAGATGATCCGGGTAAGCTTCTGCCTAAGTTTATTGGCACTAGAGATATAACAAAACTCACATCAGGTTATTTCATAGGCATTGGATTACGTATATCATGTCAAGCTCCCTCATATAAAGTTCGTCACGGTAGTATTAACTGTCGAGGTCTTAATAAGGATGAACCTGACAAGGATGGGTTCGCTAAAGATGGATATAAGAAAGCAAGAAACTTAGCAGTTGAAGCAAGCAAGGACTATATCAATCAAATCATTGAAAATTTACCAAATGAGTATTCAATTAAAGCTTTGATGGGTATGCTAGATGAAAATATCCCATCAAAATCAAAAGAAAACCCATGTAAATCAAAACCAGATAATCAAAAACAAAAAAAATGCGAACTAAAAGAAGGTAAGAGTTACGGTGATCCTCACTTAATCACTTTTGATGGATTGAAATATAGTTTTCAAACAGTGGGCGAATTTATCTTAGTAAAATCCAACGATGATGATTTAGAAGTACAGGTACGACAAACACCTGTAAATTCATCACTATCATTGAATAGCGCTGTAGCCATGAAAGTAGGTAAAGATAGAGTGGCGCTCTATTCCCAAGATTTGCCAGATGCAGATAGTAACACTCCCCTACGAATTAATGGGAAACCAGTATCAATAAAAGATGATTTTTTATCTTTGTCTGACGGGGGAAAAATTGCAAAAAATGTGAATTCTTATATAGTAGATTTCCCCTCTGGTGAGAAATTAGTAGCAACCTTAGCTCAGGTTGGAGGTAATTACTATTTTAATGTTTCACCTTTTGTATATAACCAACCAAAACGCATTAGCGGGTTACTTGGTGATTTTAATGGTAAACCCGATGATGATCAGAAAATTCGTGGTGGTAGTACCTTAGCGTCAAAGTCAACCTATGGAGATTTGAAAAAGGTTTTAGACTTGGTGGGAATTGGTCAACTTCCTTCCTCTTTAAAAGGTTCTGAGGAACTTTATTTTGAGCAACTTTACAAGGACTTCAGCAACAGTTGGCGAGTTAAGCCACAAGAATCATTGTTTGATTATCCAACAGGTAAAACCACAGCTAATTATACAGATACTAGTTTCCCAGATAAATATTTGAAACTAGAAATGCTGTCTTCAGACCAGATCGAAAAAGCGCGTAATGCTTGTATGGAGGCAAAAGTAAGCCAAGATTTGATGGAAGGGTGTATTTTTGATGTGGGCTTTTCTGGCTTTTCTGAGTTTGCTCGCACTACTGCTGAAATTAACGGTTACATCAATACTGTCAAGAAACTATTCCCAGGTGTAAACATACCTACAGTTACTAATCTGGTTGATCAGGTTGTTCCTAAAAAGATTTGTACGTTTGGTATTTGCATAGAGAGACCTTTCTAA